Below is a window of Salvelinus alpinus chromosome 5, SLU_Salpinus.1, whole genome shotgun sequence DNA.
cacacacacacacacacacacacacacacacacacacacacacacacacacacacacacacacacacacacacacacacacacacacacacacacacacacacaggggaggagggagaggaggatgagaggatgagagagggtggTGGGAAAGAGAGCTTAAGAAGGAGAGATTGGTACTCTATTGGGTTCTCTGTGTACCTCCCTGTGTACCATTAAGGAACATAATGTTCATTATTAAACACTGTCCTGGTTATATGTATCCTTATCAACCCCATCCTTACTAAATCTACCACCCACAACCTTTCAACCCCATCCTTACTAAATCTACCACCCACAACCTTTCAACCCCATCCTTACTAAATCTACCAACCACAACCTTTCAACCCCATCCTTATTTAATCTACAACCCACAACCTTTAAACCCCATCCTTATTAAATCTACCACCCACAACCTTTCAACCCCATCCTTATTAAATCTGCCACCCACAACCTTTCAACCCCATCCTTATTAAATATACCACCCACAACCTTTAAACCCCATCCTTACTAAATCTACCACCCACAACCTTTAAACCCCATCCTTATTAAATCTACCACCCACAACCTTTAAACCCCATCCTTACTAAATCTACCACCCACAACCATTAAACCCCATCCTTACTAAATATACCACCCACAACCTTTAAACCCCATCCTTACTAAATATACCACCCACAACCTTTAAACCCCATCCTTACTAAATCTACCACCCACAACCTTTAAACCCCATCCTTACTAAATCTACCACCCACAACCTTTAAACTCCATCCTTACTAAATTTACCACCCACAACCTTTAAACCCCATCCTTACTAAATATACCACCCACAACCTTTAAACCCCATCCTTACTAAATATACCACCCACAACCTTTAAACCCCATCCTTACTAAATATACCACCCACAACCTTTCATACAGCAACTAAACATGACTGTGACACCTGTGAGAGCATGACAGGGATCATTTTCCCATGTCGTGATTACAGTCATGACATTGGAATAAATCAAGGCATGATGATGAATGTGATGGTTCTTGATTATCAATTTAATAATCATTTCTATGAGGATGAGTGTAGTGAGTTGAACATGAATATTAACAGGGGAGAACTGGTAGATAGGCCACAGTGCAGGgctgtagagtagagagaggcaTGCTGGGATAGATATCTGACCTTCTTGGTGACGATGTTTCCGTGCTCGTCTGTGAACTGCTCCTCGCTCACTTGTTCCCCTGGGAGATCCTTGGCCTCATCACCCTACGGGACAGACAACATGTACTGAACATCACTAAACAATACTGTCATACTGAAATACACCTGGTATACTGTACCGCCACACACATCTGCTCATAGATTAATGGCAAACGCATCAACAGCACACACTTATACAGTAAGGAGTCCAAACCCACATACTCTACATTAACATTACAAAAGGGACCAGTCAATACTACCAGAAAGATTGGATCCAAATACTTGATTGGCCAACAACTTTTGCACAGACATTAATGTCACACCTATGAGTTTGTAAGTATGAATTGGGGAACGACTCAGAGAGAAAACCAGGAGTCAGCATACAGAACGAAAACAGTGCTGGAATCTAGAGCACTTTAAAATAGCCCCCCAGAGTGAGTCTCATCATTTAGCCACTGTCACCAACCCcaaaccagagagagggagagagagagagacagatagagagagagagagagagagagagagatgcatacgTACATGGAGATAGTAACTGGTCAGGGGATCACTAATGGGACTGCTGTGGTGTTAGCACTAATACAATCAGAGTTGATGAGGTTCATGATAATACAACTATTACTCCTAATAACATTGGAGGCGCCAGTACAGTTATTTATAAGATCAAAAGGTCCCGCAGTTGAAACTATTGAACACAGCGCCATGGCTGAAGCCTGCCCTATCCCCCACAATCCATAGAGGAAGGAGTTGTTAGAGTTATTAAAGGTGTTGAGACCAGGAGAGGGCTGGAGGGAGGGGTTAGAATAGGACCATGAAGATGGTAGAGAGATTAGAGACTGAGTTCATAGGTTTAAACACCATTCACAGCTCAACAGCACGTACAAGGTCTGCACAGTGTATCTACAGTCTAAATGGGTCTCAACTGTAGGTCTATGGTCACAGCACGTATAAGgcctgtacagtatatatatctacAGTCTAAATGGGTCTCAACTGTAGGTCTATGGTTTGACCATTCTTAGTTTTGTCCTTACCTCCCTCTGTTACTATTCTATCTCACCTGGTGGAATACGGTATGAACAATATGATCCAGACAGTTGCTTGAAAATACTTTAAAACTAATGTTGTTGTTGCAGAGTAGTTCTATCATGCATCCTGTATATTCATCATCTATGCACAAGtcagcatactgtatgtgtgagttaAAATTCTACAATTAACAACATTACTTTCATTACTGATGCCATTACGGATAAATTGCATTGTCAGAAGTTAATGCGGTAAACAAGCAGAAATAGGTAtctctccaccttctccactcGCCTCGACCCTGACGAACATTTCCCCTTGTCACAGCCAAACATTAAATCACCTCTGAGCTTTacaaatacacacgcacacacccacatgcacacgcgcacgcacactgCAACCATCTGCTTTCCACCTCACTGTTTGCTACACTCTCCTTCATTATTTTGTTCCATTGCCAGtcaattctctctctcatcctctcccccctcccttctcgGTTGGGTACCTTGAGAATGACCCTGCGGCGGACCACGCGGGTGGTGACGTTCTCCTCTTCGTCGGCCATGCCCTCGGCCTCGCCCAGCTCACGGTCCAGCGCAGCGTGCACATAGGTGAGCACAGAGCGCAGGGAGCCGCTGGCTATATGCATCACATTCTGACCGCTGATCACCAGGAAGGCCAGCAGCACAAAGCTGAAGAGCAGCTCAGTCACCAGGGCCCACATCACTCACAGCCCCTCCAAGCTTCTACCTCTGCAAACTCTCAAAGCAACCCAGCAACCCAGTGGAGCGCACGACACACCCACTCTCACACACCCAACTACacgcccacccacacacactaacacagacactaacacacacacgtcTGTGCAGGCTCTCGCCGACTATCCACGACCCTTCTCTCCGTTTTTCTGGGGCAGCAGCTGCACCCTCAGGCCTTCTCTCCTCTCAACAGGGCTGGCGTCttgtccttctttctctccctccgtttGTGTCCCTTCTTCAACAAGCTCTACTCCACTAGACCCCGTTCCTTCTTtctctggctctgtctccctctctctctccgtctgtcagcTGGTCAGTAGGAATGGCTGACCCATGACATCAAATCTAGGCGGCTGCAACCTCGGGAGGCTTctatttcctctccctctctctctctttcgttccttcgctctctctctctcccctccgtgCTTTCAAAAACAACCCTCTCACCCTTCACCCCTcggtccctctctgtctcccagccaTGTGATCTGTAGTCTTTAAATACTTCTGGCTGCTCCAGAGAGGAGCTCTGCTCTGTcaggctgagaggctgagagtGAGAATAACAGACTTGCAACCTGACCAACAGGCTTCCCTCAGGTAATCACACTACAGTATACTCGCTCAGGTAATCATTGTATACTCCCTCAGGTACTCATAGTATACTCCCTCAGGTAATCATACTATACTCCCTCGGGTACTCATAGTAACTCCCTCAGGTAATCATACTATACTCCCTCGGGTACTCATAGTATATTCCCTCAGGTAATCATACTATACTCTGGTACACACAACCATACACTATACTTCTACacttatattattatattacttaTTCTCTATGGGCAACATTGTAGTCTGTTCTTACTGTTCCAACACACTGGCAGTCCCAATATAACCTGGCAGTCCCAATATAACTTCCTTCCAGGGATAGCCCACAGAGACTGAAACAGCCCCTTTTTCCCTCTCACTGCGTCGCAAAATTGAGCTGTCCTTTGGGGTGCTCTGGTGCAGTGCCAGAATGCTAGATGCCACGTGTGGTGGGCTGGGATTGGGGATCTGGTGACAGGGGCTGCTATTTTTGGCTTGACAGGCTGTTTGTGCCCTTCTTGGGCCTTCTgtttgtatgtgcatgtgtgtgagaggagaggatagTGGGATTatggtacatacagtataatcTAATTCAGTTATAGCCTTCTGTCACTGGGTTTGGACTGTAGTCATACAAGTCCTACTGTAcagcatttacattttagtcatttaggagacactcttatccaaaTCCAAAtccacttacaggagcaattagtgttaagtgccttactcaaatcaaatcaaactttatttgtcacatgcgctgaatacaacaagcgtagactttaccgtgaaatgcttacttacaagcccttaaccaacagcgcagctcaagaagaagaaaatattttaccaagtaggctaaaataaaaagtaataataaaaagtaacacaataagaataacaataatgaggctatgtacagggggcaccggtacctaGTCAGTGTGCAGGGGAACAGGCTAGTAATCTGCACACgcaggtgggggtgaagtgactatgcataggtaacaaacaaacagcgagtagcagcagtgtacagggggggtcaatgtaaattgtctggtggcaatttttatgaattgttcagcagtctaattgcttgggggtagaagctgttgaggagccaggctgtgatgcaaccggtcaggatgctctcgatggtgcagttgtagaaccttttgaggatctgggggtccatgcaaaatcttttcagtctcctgagggggaaaaggttttgtcgtgccctcttcacaactgtcttggtatgtttggaccatgatagttcgttggtgatgtggacaccaaggaacttgaaactctcgacccgctccactacagccccgtcgatgttaatgggggcctgttcggcccgcctttttctgtagtccatgatcagctcctttgtcttgttcacattgagggagaggttgttgtcctggcaccacactgccaggtctctgacctcctctctataggccgtctcatcgttgtcggtgatcaggcctaccactgttgtgtcgtcagcaaacttaatgatgatgttggagtcgtgtttggccatgcagtgttTGGCCGTGGGTGagcagggaatacaggaggggactaagtacacacccctgaggggcctcattgttaaggatcagcgtggcagacgtgatgttgcctactcttaccacctgggggcggcccgtcaggaagtcaacgatccagttgcagagggaggtgtttcgtgggcactatggtgttgaacgctgagctgtagtcgatgaacagcattctcacatacagtaggtgttccttttgtccaggtgagaaagggcggtgtggagtgcgattgagcttgcgtcatctgtggatctgttggggcggtatgcgaattggagtgggtctagggtgtccgtgaggatgctgttgatgtgagctatgaccagcctttcaaagcatttcatggctaccgacgtgagtgccacggggcggtaataatttaggcaggttactttcgcttccttgggcacagggactgcttgaaacatgtaggtattacagactcggtcagggagaggttgaaaatgtcagtgaagacacttgacagttggtccgcgcatgctttgagtacacgtcctggtaatccgtctggcccagtggctttgtaaatgttgacctgtttaaaggttttgttcacatcggctaccgagagagTTATCACACagccatccagaacagctggtgctcccgtgcatgcttcagtgttgcttgccttgaagcgagcataaaaggcatttagctcgtctggtagcctCGCGTCAAATTTGGTAAAaccgatttaagtttgcctgcattaaagtccccgaccactaggagcaccgcttctgggtgagcattttcttctttttagatggccttatagagttggttgagagcggtcttagtgccagcttcgctttgtggtggtaaatagacggctacgaataatacagatgagaactgtatcttggtagatagtgtggtctacagcttatcataaggtattctacctcaggcgagcaataccttgagacttctttaatattagacatcgcgcaccagctgttacttgcgaaaatacacacacacacacccctcgtcttaccagaggtagcgtctctgttctgccggtgaatggaaaatcccgccagctctatattgtctgttttttcgttcagccacgtctcggtgaaacataagatgttacagttgttaatgtcccgttggtaggataatcttaatagtaggtcatcaattttattttctaacGAATGCACGTTGGGAGTTTACGCGCTCGCCTCCGGCTTCTCAGAAGGATCCCCGATCTGCGTCCCCTTCCCCCGCGTCTTTTCCtcacgcaaaaggcgtggatctgggcctgttccagtgaaagcaggatatccttcttgtcgggctcgttaaaggaaaagtttcttccagttcgaggtgagtaatcgcttttctgatgtccagaagtatTTTCGGTCATGAgaaacggtagcagcaacattacgtacacaataagtaaaaaaataagttacacaaaccacaaaaaaaataacaaaatagcacaattggttgggagaatgtaaaatgtcagccatattcttcggcgccatcttaggAAGGGCACATCTACAGATTTTAAACCTAGCcggcttggggatttgaaccagcaacctttcggttattgtttggcccaacgctcttaaccgctaggctacctgccaccccaataatAAGATGGGTTTCCCACTCACCTGCTGCCTCAGGCATACGTCGTCCCAGGTCTGCAGCTCTGGCACCCTGTGAGGGAACCCCAGGCCCTTCTCAAACGGCTGGGTGCCCCTGAAGTGCCCACGCAGGAGCTCAGAGTGCCCCATGTCCCGCACCGGCTGAAGCAAGGCCTCCTGGGACACGCGGGACTGGCTGGGGTCCACATCCATGGCAGCGCGCACTGATGACATCATTGAGTCCATGGCCTGCCTGGGTTTTGTTGTCTGTGAACCCAACCAGGCCTGAGTGTGGTCAGTGATAGGTTGCCAACCTGGACCCGACTGCTCCTGTAGATAGGACAGTAAAGAGCCACCACCTCCGCCACTGCCTCTACTACCACTGCTGCCACCACTGGACCTAAGGAGGCAGAGGATGAGTGAGAAtagaagaaaggaggagagagatgaagagaggtggagagagaggacaagtgagaggagaagagacaaaAGAGtgaaaggagcagagagaggccAATGTGTGTCAAATGTGTGTGTCAAACAAAAGCTGACTAATAGTCCT
It encodes the following:
- the LOC139576729 gene encoding uncharacterized protein isoform X15 encodes the protein MWALVTELLFSFVLLAFLVISGQNVMHIASGSLRSVLTYVHAALDRELGEAEGMADEEENVTTRVVRRRVILKGDEAKDLPGEQVSEEQFTDEHGNIVTKKPDIVDVKKGAQIVKCASLRRVKQ
- the LOC139576729 gene encoding ankyrin-1-like isoform X14, which gives rise to MWALVTELLFSFVLLAFLVISGQNVMHIASGSLRSVLTYVHAALDRELGEAEGMADEEENVTTRVVRRRVILKGDEAKDLPGEQVSEEQFTDEHGNIVTKKIVRKVVRRGKGSGDAGGQERSVSVDGSLQDELEAEAEQFMNYAVLSSKDLSPTPKRSYLDT
- the LOC139576729 gene encoding ankyrin-1-like isoform X13, with translation MWALVTELLFSFVLLAFLVISGQNVMHIASGSLRSVLTYVHAALDRELGEAEGMADEEENVTTRVVRRRVILKGDEAKDLPGEQVSEEQFTDEHGNIVTKKIVRKVVRRGKGSGDAGGQERSVSVDGSLQDELEAEAEQFMNYAVLSSKPDIVDVKKGAQIVKCASLRRVKQ
- the LOC139576729 gene encoding uncharacterized protein isoform X16 is translated as MWALVTELLFSFVLLAFLVISGQNVMHIASGSLRSVLTYVHAALDRELGEAEGMADEEENVTTRVVRRRVILKGDEAKDLPGEQVSEEQFTDEHGNIVTKKDLSPTPKRSYLDT